A portion of the Naumovozyma castellii chromosome 2, complete genome genome contains these proteins:
- the RPS14A gene encoding 40S ribosomal protein uS11 (ancestral locus Anc_1.146): MASVVQARDASQVFGVARIFASFNDTFVHVTDLSGKETICRVTGGMKVKADRDESSPYAAMLAAQDVAAKCKEVGITAVHVKIRATGGTRTKTPGPGGQAALRALARSGLRIGRIEDVTPVPSDSTRKKGGRRGRRL; encoded by the coding sequence GTGATGCTTCCCAAGTTTTTGGTGTTGCTAGAATCTTCGCTTCTTTCAACGATACTTTCGTCCACGTTACCGATTTGTCCGGTAAGGAAACCATCTGCAGAGTTACTGGTGGTATGAAGGTTAAGGCTGACAGAGATGAATCCTCTCCATACGCTGCTATGTTGGCTGCCCAAGATGTTGCCGCTAAGTGTAAGGAAGTTGGTATTACCGCTGTCCATGTTAAAATTAGAGCTACTGGTGGTACTAGAACCAAGACTCCAGGTCCAGGTGGTCAAGCTGCTTTGAGAGCTTTGGCTAGATCCGGTTTGAGAATTGGTCGTATCGAAGATGTTACCCCAGTTCCATCTGATTCTACCAGAAAGAAGGGTGGTAGAAGAGGTAGAAGATTATga
- the NCAS0B08460 gene encoding 60S ribosomal protein eL39 (ancestral locus Anc_1.148), translating into MAAKKSFKTKQRLAKAQKQNRPLPQWIRLRTDNKIRYNAKRRNWRRTKLGI; encoded by the exons ATGGCT GCCAAGAAATCCTTCAAAACTAAGCAAAGATTAGCTAAGGCTCAAAAGCAAAACAGACCATTGCCACAATGGATCAGATTGAGAACTGACAACAAGATCCGTTACAATGCTAAGAGAAGAAACTGGAGAAGAACCAAGTTGGGTATCTAA